One genomic window of Paramormyrops kingsleyae isolate MSU_618 chromosome 22, PKINGS_0.4, whole genome shotgun sequence includes the following:
- the LOC140581689 gene encoding antigen WC1.1-like produces the protein METNSLFSWAGCRSRLHWLMSGGSDCEGWVEVYYNQTWQKVHQEPWSSMDASVVCRQLGCGSATNIYRSYLSRTGDSDKCVTGFHCSGTESHLGKCRPPHVLNCRPSDQVSMVCSNHRSLRLVGGGSDCAGRLEVFHRGSWGTVCHESWALPEAQVVCRQLRCGTALSGQIPVPTYFGPGTGPIWLSKLGCVGNESSLWDCPSVEWGGKDCGHKQDVGVVCSEHKELRLSEGCSGHTEVYYNGTWESVCFDGLEQPAVAVICRQLGCGDKGTVTKTISRLSPDLKGLDFGKCRSHDTSLWQCPSSSKGPNGCSEAARTSCSDAENLKSPSDFMLCRSSSDLSFCTNRLPLRLTGGTDTCSGRVEVYHSGSWGTVCDDSWDLRDAMVVCRQLGCGPALGAEGGGRFGRGDGAIWLDEVNCKGSELHLWHCSYSLKQSDCSHRQDAGVTCAGVTEITPDVTGPPTVTQMQTDQSDPTVSSVVLGLLISVLLLLMVRLVYRNWILTRDGVPQL, from the exons ATGGAGACGAACAGCCTGTTCTCATGGGCAGGATGCAGGAGTCGTCTGCACTG GCTGATGTCTGGAGGGAGTGACTGTGAGGGCTGGGTGGAGGTTTACTACAACCAGACCTGGCAGAAGGTTCACCAAGAGCCCTGGAGCTCCATGGATGCTTCTGTGGTCTGcagacagctgggctgtggcTCTGCAACAAATATCTACAGGTCATACCTGTCAAGGACAGGGGACAGTGACAAGTGTGTGACAGGCTTTCACTGCTCAGGAACTGAGTCTCACCTGGGGAAATGCAGACCTCCACATGTCCTCAACTGCCGCCCCAGTGACCAGGTGTCCATGGTCTGCTCCA ACCACAGGTCCCTCAGGCTGGTGGGGGGAGGCAGTGACTGTGCAGGGAGGCTGGAGGTCTTCCACAGGGGCTCTTGGGGGACAGTGTGCCATGAGTCCTGGGCTCTGCCTGAGGCTCAGGTGGTGTGCAGGCAGCTCCGTTGTGGGACAGCCCTCAGTGGGCAGATCCCTGTACCCACTTACTTTGGCCCAGGGACTGGACCCATCTGGCTAAGCAAGCTGGGCTGTGTGGGGAACGAGTCGTCCCTGTGGGACTGTCCCtcagtggagtggggggggaagGACTGTGGGCACAAGCAGGATGTGGGTGTTGTGTGTTCAG AGCACAAGGAGCTGCGTCTGTCTGAAGGATGTTCTGGCCACACAGAGGTCTActacaatggcacctgggaaAGTGTGTGCTTTGATGGTCTGGAACAACCAGCAGTAGCTGTCATCTGTCGCCAGTTAGGCTGTGGAGACAAGGGGACAGTGACTAAGACAATATCCAGGCTCAGTCCTGACCTGAAAGGGCTGGACTTTGGAAAATGTCGATCCCATGACACATCACTCTGGCAGTGTCCATCATCCTCCAAAGGGCCAAATGGCTGCTCAGAAGCTGCCAGAACAAGCTGCTCAG ATGCTGAAAACCTGAAATCTCCTTCAGACTTCATGCTCTGCAGATCTTCTTCTGATCTGAGCTTCTGTACCA ACCGTCTGCCCCTGAGACTGACAGGGGGTACAGACACTTGCTCTGGGAGGGTGGAGGTGTATCACAGCGGCTCCTGGGGGACCGTGTGTGACGACTCCTGGGACCTGCGTGACGCCATGGTGGTGTGCAGGCAGTTGGGCTGTGGGCCGGCTCTCGGGGCAGAAGGGGGCGGACGCTTCGGGAGGGGTGACGGCGCCATCTGGCTGGATGAGGTGAACTGCAAGGGCAGTGAGCTGCACCTGTGGCACTGCTCTTACTCACTGAAGCAGAGTGACTGCTCACACAGGCAGGACGCAGGGGTCACCTGTGCAG GTGTCACAGAAATCACCCCAGATGTCACTGGACCTCCCACAGTTACTCAGATGCAAACAGACCAGTCTGACCCAACAGTGTCATCAGTGGTTCTTGGGCTTCTGATCTCAGTACTTCTGCTGCTGATGGTTAGATTGGTGTACAGGAACTGGATTTTGACAAGAG ATGGAGTCCCACAGCTATGA
- the LOC140581688 gene encoding CD5 antigen-like, which yields MITGDDQEKYDDHVCENETPEKLKGVDTLEYYNDSPTGQTDYDNVTDSQTNDYDDVTDSQTNDYDDVTDSQTKDYDVVSVQHHPDSQPEPADVRLVNGSSPCSGRVEVYRWGEWGTVYQRNWDMNDAAVVCRQLGCGSAVSVPGAAHFGEGSGRMVLGDVSCSGSESALRECGSLDGREHDLPHTLDAAVICSGTPDHVKLMGGADRCSGRLEVKFSQSWATVCDGNFDWQDAEVVCRELDCGAPSALHKGAHFGEGEGPIWSKDFHCEGEESLLQKCLMSERSEQNCKNNSNIRLSCTGPEDLRLVNGSSPCSGRVEVYRWGEWGTIAQYDWDLDDASVVCRQLGCGTAVLAAISAHFGEGSGRVLLRDVSCRGSESALRECRSLDFRYMDFPHIFDVAVICSGSWTVGLLQLYTRGLILVKEKVPSGIKASTVKERNPSYMNVSCQIDQS from the exons ATGATCACTGGTGACGACCAAGAAAAATATGATGACCATGTTTGTGAGAATGAGACTCCAGAGAAGTTGAAAG GGGTAGATACCCTGGAGTACTACAATGACAGCCCCACAGGTCAGACTGACTATGATAATGTCACTGACAGCCAGACCAATGACTATGATGATGTCACTGACAGCCAGACCAATGACTATGATGATGTCACTGACAGCCAGACCAAAGACTATGATGTCGTCTCTGTGCAGCATCACCCTGACTCTCAGCCAG AGCCTGCTGATGTGAGGCTGGTGAATGGAAGCAGCCCTtgttctgggagagtggagGTGTATCGCTGGGGAGAGTGGGGGACCGTTTATCAGCGTAACTGGGACATGAATGATGCCGCGGTGGTGTGtagacagctgggctgtggcTCTGCTGTATCTGTACCAGGTGCAGCTCACTTTGGAGAAGGTTCTGGGCGGATGGTTCTAGGGGATGTTTCCTGCAGTGGGTCAGAGTCTGCGCTGAGGGAGTGTGGATCACTGGATGGCAGAGAGCATGACTTACCGCACACACTGGATGCTGCAGTCATCTGCTCAGG GACTCCAGATCATGTGAAGCTTATGGGTGGAGCTGATCGCTGCTCCGGGAGGCTGGAGGTGAAGTTCAGTCAGTCCTGGGCTACAGTGTGTGATGGTAACTTTGACTGGCAGGATGCTGAGGTTGTCTGTAGGGAGCTGGACTGTGGGGCTCCTTCAGCTCTACACAAGGGGGCCCATTTTGGTGAAGGAGAAGGTCCCATCTGGTCTAAAGACTTCCACTGTGAAGGAGAGGAATCACTTCTACAAAAATGTCTCATGTCAGAGAGATCAGAACAGAACTGTAAAAATAACAGCAATATCAGACTGAGCTGCACAG GGCCTGAGGACCTGAGGCTGGTGAATGGAAGCAGTCCTtgttctgggagagtggagGTGTATCGCTGGGGAGAGTGGGGGACTATAGCCCAGTATGACTGGGACCTTGATGATGCATCAGTGGTGTGtagacagctgggctgtgggACTGCTGTATTAGCAGCTATAAGTGCTCACTTTGGAGAAGGTTCTGGAAGGGTGTTGCTGAGAGATGTTTCTTGCCGTGGGTCAGAGTCTGCACTGAGGGAGTGTAGATCACTGGATTTCAGATACATGGATTTTCCTCATATTTTTGATGTTGCAGTTATATGCTCTG GGAGCTGGACTGTGGGGCTCCTTCAGCTCTACACAAGGGGGCTCATTTTGGTGAAGGAGAAGGTCCCATCTGGTATAAAGGCTTCCACTGTGAAGGAGAGGAATCCTTCCTACATGAATGTCTCATGTCAGATAGATCAGAGCTGA